The following coding sequences lie in one Mercenaria mercenaria strain notata chromosome 5, MADL_Memer_1, whole genome shotgun sequence genomic window:
- the LOC123558129 gene encoding uncharacterized protein LOC123558129 — MNSLVGVLIRFRQEPVAIAADIEAMFHQVRVEDLDCDALRFLWWPEGDMTQQPRCYKMLVHLFGATSSPSCTAYALIRTASDNAHMYKPEVVNTVKRNFYVDDCLKSVFSDEKAVELAADLQSLLRRGGFRLTKWLSNKRDVVESIPESERARSIMNLSKSDSLPVDRALGVQWNVEKDELKFKVQLSEKPITRRGIFSIVSSIFDPLGLVAPVTLRAKAIVQNLCRQKLSWDDPIPEKDTYEWKQWLDTLPYLESVFVRRCFKPQDFGTLKNAQLHVFCDGSQLGYGACVYLRLKDEKNLISCSLVAGKSRLAPIKQTYIPRLELSGAVVASRLYTLVADKLEINIDSVTFWTDSMIVLGYIKNETRRFKTFVGNRVSEIHDVTSRDQWRHVDTASNPADVASRGMHASDFKTMKFWMHGPEFLQKDESHWPSHLTKPELDDDTELKKEVVVNTTSAVESIQSIIDRYSSWTKLRRAVAWLLRYKVYCRRKHLNHTLGLSEGDLSTNELNMAEHTILALVQRTSFTDERIYLQNGNSVRKDSCLASLNPIIHHDLIRVQGRLQCDYPSKYPVVLPSKHHVTKLIIKHIHEHNGHVGKEHVLSMSREKYWILHGPSAVKSILRCCIPCRRQHTPLMTQQMAPLLDEQTTPDMPPFSHIGIDYFGPFIVKTARAREKRYGCIFTCLTSRAVHFEIAHSLSTDSFISAFQRFQSRRGRPRKVFSDNGTNLVGGETELRKSLQLWNQSKLSGFFAQNDIEWHFNPPNASHMGGAWERLIRSARVILKSLVREQLLNDEQLLTLMAETEKILNDRPLTPVSSDPRDPPALTPSMLLLLKSNQCLPVGIFKKQDIYAKRWWRQVQYLADVFWKRWLREYLPLLQKRQKWQRKTVNLKKDDVVLVAVDNVPRGQWPLARVVDVNLGRDGLVRSCVIRTKSGQLIRPVTKLCLLEASM, encoded by the coding sequence ATGAACAGCTTGGTTGGCGTTTTAATCAGATTTCGTCAAGAGCCCGTTGCTATAGCAGCCGACATCGAGGCTATGTTTCATCAGGTCCGTGTCGAAGATTTAGATTGTGATGCCCTACGGTTTCTATGGTGGCCTGAAGGGGACATGACTCAACAACCTAGATGCTATAAGATGCTGGTACACCTATTTGGCGCGACCTCATCCCCAAGTTGCACAGCATATGCATTAATACGAACAGCGTCGGATAACGCGCATATGTATAAACCAGAGGTAGTCAACACCGTTAAAAGGAACTTTTACGTTGACGACTGCTTAAAATCAGTTTTTTCTGATGAGAAAGCAGTCGAGTTAGCCGCAGACTTACAGTCATTGTTAAGGAGAGGAGGATTTCGTCTGACGAAATGGCTTAGCAATAAGAGAGATGTCGTTGAATCTATCCCAGAGTCAGAACGAGCGCGATCTATAATGAATCTTAGCAAGAGTGACAGTTTGCCAGTAGATCGTGCCCTCGGTGTTCAGTGGAATGTAGAAAAAGATGAACTCAAATTTAAAGTGCAATTAAGTGAAAAACCAATAACAAGACGCGGCATCTTTTCCATCGTCAGTTCCATATTTGATCCCCTTGGACTGGTAGCACCAGTAACTCTACGTGCAAAGGCTATAGTACAAAACCTATGTAGACAGAAGCTTTCATGGGACGATCCTATCCCTGAAAAAGATACGTACGAGTGGAAACAATGGTTAGATACTCTTCCATATTTAGAATCTGTCTTTGTGAGAAGATGTTTTAAACCACAGGACTTTGGAACCTTAAAGAATGCCCAGCTACATGTATTCTGCGACGGTTCTCAACTTGGTTACGGCGCATGCGTGTACTTGAgattaaaagatgaaaagaacCTGATTTCATGCTCTCTGGTTGCTGGAAAATCACGACTAGCGCCAATAAAACAGACATATATTCCAAGACTTGAACTTTCAGGAGCAGTTGTCGCTTCCCGGCTTTATACGCTAGTAGCAGAcaaattagaaataaacattgacAGTGTGACATTCTGGACAGATTCTATGATTGTCCTTGGATATATTAAAAACGAAACCCGGAGATTCAAAACCTTTGTTGGAAATAGGGTAAGTGAAATTCATGATGTGACGTCACGAGACCAATGGAGACACGTAGATACGGCTTCCAATCCAGCAGACGTCGCTTCTAGAGGAATGCACGCCAGTGATTTTAAGACAATGAAATTTTGGATGCATGGACCTGAATTCCTTCAAAAAGATGAAAGCCATTGGCCAAGCCACCTAACTAAACCTGAATTAGACGACGACACTGAGCTGAAAAAAGAGGTTGTCGTCAACACAACTAGTGCAGTTGAATCCATTCAAAGTATAATAGATAGATACTCCAGTTGGACGAAGCTGAGAAGGGCCGTTGCTTGGTTACTAAGATATAAGGTATACTGCAGACGTAAACACTTAAACCACACCTTGGGACTGAGTGAAGGTGACTTGAGCACCAATGAACTCAACATGGCGGAACATACCATATTAGCGTTGGTTCAACGTACGTCGTTTACCGATGAGAGAATATATCTACAAAATGGGAATTCTGTAAGAAAAGACAGTTGTTTAGCATCTTTGAACCCGATTATACACCATGACCTGATCAGAGTACAAGGACGCTTACAATGCGACTATCCAAGCAAATATCCAGTCGTACTACCTAGCAAACACCATGTaacaaaactaataataaaacatatccaCGAACATAATGGTCATGTTGGAAAAGAGCATGTACTTTCTATGTCACGTGAGAAATATTGGATTCTACACGGACCTAGCGCAGTGAAGAGTATTTTGAGATGTTGCATCCCATGCAGACGACAACATACACCGTTAATGACCCAACAGATGGCGCCCTTGCTTGACGAGCAGACAACACCGGATATGCCACCATTTTCCCATATTGGAATCGATTATTTCGGACCATTTATTGTGAAGACAGCTCGTGCACGAGAAAAGCGTTATGGTTGTATTTTCACGTGCCTAACGTCGCGTGcggtacattttgaaattgctcacaGTCTATCTACTGATTCCTTCATATCTGCCTTTCAACGCTTTCAAAGTCGACGTGGACGCCCACGGAAAGTCTTCAGTGATAATGGAACCAATCTTGTTGGAGGTGAAACTGAACTACGAAAATCATTGCAGCTATGGAACCAGTCCAAACTCAGTGGATTTTTtgctcagaacgacattgaatgGCATTTCAACCCTCCGAACGCAAGCCATATGGGAGGAGCATGGGAACGTTTAATTCGTTCTGCTAGAGTTATATTGAAATCTCTCGTCCGAGAACAACTACTAAACGACGAGCAGCTGCTTACATTAATGGCTGAAACAGAGAAAATACTAAATGACAGACCTTTGACACCCGTTAGCAGTGATCCCAGAGACCCACCAGCATTAACGCCGAGTATGCTACTGCTATTGAAATCAAACCAGTGCTTACCTGTTGGTATATTTAAGAAGCAAGATATATACGCAAAACGGTGGTGGAGACAAGTGCAGTATCTCGCAGATGTATTTTGGAAACGATGGTTGAGAGAATACTTACCACTACTTCAGAAACGTCAGAAATGGCAACGTAAAACTGTAAACCTGAAGAAAGATGATGTAGTTCTTGTTGCCGTTGACAACGTTCCCAGAGGACAGTGGCCACTAGCCCGAGTGGTTGACGTGAATCTTGGTAGAGATGGCCTAGTTAGAAGCTGTGTGATCAGAACTAAATCAGGTCAATTAATCAGGCCAGTTACTAAACTGTGTCTTCTTGAGGCTTCAATGTAA